In one window of Littorina saxatilis isolate snail1 linkage group LG11, US_GU_Lsax_2.0, whole genome shotgun sequence DNA:
- the LOC138980440 gene encoding phosphatidate phosphatase LPIN2-like encodes MSLGFVGRMYSSIKGFYNEINSATLTGAIDVVIVKQEDGSYHSSPFHVRFGKLGVLRAREKIVDIEINGQPVDLHMKLGEAGEAFFVQEVTDAEVEHDFPAYLATSPIHSSDELMLEGLAQLRAESERQEQLRQQQLLPPHIEEGGSLAINLASVVTKDGKSDSSREEEKVRHKGKPRRKVLKKKKQKYGATRSSPRSQSMPENLASLDQDHIFEMEVSGSTSEDEEVAAFSLGASRSTSLDMKHADLDPSTVDRELLLLSEELELPLREHRINSLESFLTPLSEPEMTPLQSPLPSRPETPKSDTEVDRQHTEEVQQQLLQETSATWDWGEFPKQPAMSTPDRQPSKERIDTFLERQDSEKVTSGGLLSLWSKQKKKAVKTTTTAAPPVEKKETVTVAEQKGMYLDDLATLEDPELAKLYLGSPRFQSIREGDREDDNESGRGASLPQSPHSVDGAIGGPVSFLQSEVRHLGIVSLSLCGGLSECEPLTLDKFMKKVITYDDLAEQPSILLNPDLVIKIRDGYFNWATAAPMVLCEMAFNKQLPDSTMKSLVKKNMPTKKVLKKKGSWWLWRSSTNQNAEDGTEDVQHPASTHMSPAINVTAVSLSSDNEAASSRVSESSLSPVVSPATSPPTSVHNTPRKFHHDRNQESEQQHLETDTDNSEKENLAARIAIPSSPSISPPSSPPALSSCLPTDTDTPLAHPSSPPALSSCLPTDTDTPLAHPSSHPDHPSSHPSDSTTHPTHSPPPPTHSSSSPFTSTLTVSTEDLLNDQPPSPTPSLSPSHLLDVDAGPSVGSEDVCIDLGKPMEKYIKALRLTSEQVEKLNLREGQNEISFSVTTQYQGTTRCMSHIYLWNYDDKIVISDIDGTITKSDVMGQILPLIGRDWSQSGVAQLFTRINNNGYKLLYLSARAIGQSRITKDLLRSIRQGDRVLPDGPLLLNPTSLISAFHREVVLKNPEEFKIHCLKDIAALFPNSPFYAGFGNKINDVIAYRALQIPSFRIFTINPQGQLRYEFSHTFLSSYSKMSDIADHFFPPISVDSRSMSNEFSSVNYWRTPPPIVDPLDLVTVTTLNETVTATMPITVATMTAAPTATATTTATVTLAVSPVVVEEEKEGAES; translated from the exons ATGAGTTTGGGGTTTGTGGGTCGCATGTACTCCAGCATCAAGGGGTTCTACAACGAGATCAACTCGGCCACGCTGACCGGTGCTATCGATGTGGTCATCGTCAAACAGGAGGATGGGTCCTACCACTCCTCGCCCTTCCACGTTCGCTTCGGGAAGCTGGGGGTGCTACGAGCCAGGGAGAAAATT GTGGACATTGAGATCAACGGTCAGCCTGTGGACCTGCACATGAAGCTGGGGGAGGCGGGGGAGGCCTTCTTCGTGCAGGAGGTCACCGACGCTGAGGTGGAG catgACTTCCCCGCCTACCTGGCCACCTCCCCCATCCACTCCAGTGACGAGCTCATGTTGGAGGGGCTAGCCCAGCTGCGAGCAGAGAGCGAGCGTCAGGAACAACTGCGACAACAACAGCTACTGCCGCCACACATAGAGGAAGGGGGGTCGCTGGCCATCAATCTGGCCTCAGTGGTCACAAAGGACGGCAAGTCAGACAGCTCGCGGGAAGAGGAGAAAGTGCGTCACAAGGGCAAACCGCGGCGCAAGGTGctcaagaaaaagaaacagaaatacGGGGCAACAAGGTCGTCGCCGAGGTCACAGTCCATGCCGGAGAACTTAGCGTCGTTGGATCAGGATCACATCTTTGAGATGGAGGTGAGCGGCTCCACGTCGGAGGACGAGGAGGTAGCTGCATTCAGTCTTGGGGCCAGCCGTAGCACCTCGCTGGACATGAAGCACGCTGACCTTGACCCCAGCACCGTGGACAGGGAGCTGCTGTTGCTGAGTGAGGAGTTGGAACTGCCGCTGAGAGAACACAGGATCAACTCCTTGGAGAGCTTCCTCACGCCCCTCAGCGAGCCAGAAATGACACCGTTACAGAG CCCGCTTCCCAGCCGACCGGAGACACCCAAGAGTGACACAGAGGTTGATCGGCAGCACACGGAGGAAGTGCAGCAGCAGCTGTTACAGGAGACCAGCGCCACCTGGGACTGGGGCGAGTTTCCCAAACAACCCGCCATGAGCACGCCTGACAGACAGCCAAGCAAGGAGCGTATCGACACCTTTCTGGAGCGGCAAG ACTCAGAGAAGGTGACGTCTGGTGGTTTGCTGTCGCTGTGGAgcaagcagaagaagaaagccGTGAAGACGACGACCACAGCAGCACCGCCTGTGGAGAAGAAGGAGACGGTGACGGTGGCGGAGCAGAAGGGAATGTACCTGGACGACCTGGCCACACTGGAGGATCCCGAGCTTGCCAAGCTCTACCTGGGCAGTCCCAG GTTCCAGTCTATCCGTGAGGGAGACCGAGAAGACGACAACGAGTCGGGCCGCGGAGCCTCACTCCCACAATCCCCCCATTCCGTGGATGGCGCTATCGGCGGCCCGGTCAGCTTCCTGCAGTCGGAGGTGCGTCACCTGGGCATCGTGTCGCTGTCACTGTGCGGGGGGCTGAGCGAGTGTGAGCCGCTGACGCTGGACAAGTTCATGAAGAAGGTGATCACGTACGACGACCTTGCCGAGCAGCCCTCCATCCTCCTCAACCCTGACCTGGTCATCAAGATTCGCGACGG gtacTTTAACTGGGCCACAGCGGCCCCCATGGTGCTGTGTGAGATGGCCTTCAACAAACAGCTGCCAGAC TCGACAATGAAGAGCCTAGTGAAGAAGAACATGCCGACGAAGAAAGTGCTGAAGAAGAAAGGGTCGTGGTGGCTGTGGAGGAGCTCGACCAATCAGAACGCAGAGGACGGCACGGAGGATGTCCAACACCCAGCGTCCACTCACATGAGTCCGGCCATCAACGTGACAGCGGTCAGCCTCAGCAGTGACAACGAGGCCGCCTCCAGCAGAGTG AGCGAGTCCAGTCTGAGTCCAGTGGTCAGTCCGGCCACCAGTCCACCGACCAGCGTCCACAACACACCCAGAAAGTTCCACCATGACAG GAACCAGGAGTCAGAACAGCAACatttagagacagacacagacaactcCGAGAAGGAAAATCTGGCAGCCAGAATTGccatcccctcctccccctctatctcccctccctcctctccccccGCCCTCTCCTCCTGTCTCCCCACCGACACTGACACCCCTCTCGCCcacccctcctctccccccgCCCTCTCCTCCTGTCTCCCCACCGACACTGACACCCCTCTTGCCCACCCCTCCTCTCACCCCGACCACCCCTCCTCCCATCCCTCTGACTCAACCACACACCCCACCCACTCCCCACCGCCCCCCACCCATTCCTCCTCTTCCCCCTTCACCTCCACCCTCACTGTCAGTACTGAAGACCTCCTCAATGAccagcccccctcccccaccccctctctctccccctcccaccTGCTGGATGTGGATGCGGGGCCGTCGGTCGGCAGCGAGGATGTGTGTATCGACCTCGGCAAGCCAATGGAGAAATACATCAAGGCTCTGCGCCTCACCTCAGAGCAAGTG GAAAAACTGAACCTGCGTGAGGGTCAGAACGAGATCTCGTTCTCCGTGACGACGCAGTACCAGGGAACCACGCGCTGCATGTCACACATCTATCTCTGGAACTACGATGACAAGATCGTCATCTCCGACATCGATGGAACCATCACCAA GTCGGATGTGATGGGTCAGATACTGCCGCTGATCGGTCGCGACTGGTCGCAGTCAGGTGTGGCCCAGCTGTTCACGCGCATCAACAACAACGGCTACAAGCTGCTCTACCTGTCGGCACGGGCCATCGGACAGTCACGCATCACAAAAGATCTGCTGAGGAGTATCCGGCAAGGTGACCGTGTGCTGCCTGATGGACCTCTGCTGCTCAACCCCACATCGCTCATCAGCGCCTTCCATCG GGAGGTGGTGTTGAAGAACCCTGAGGAGTTCAAGATACACTGTCTGAAGGACATCGCCGCCCTCTTCCCAAACTCACCCTTCTACGCTGGATTCGGCAACAAGATCAAC GATGTGATAGCGTACCGAGCGCTGCAGATTCCCAGTTTCCGTATCTTCACCATCAACCCTCAGGGACAGCTGCGCTACGAGTTCAGTCACACCTTCCTCTCCTC CTACAGCAAGATGAGCGACATCGCTGACCACTTCTTCCCCCCCATCAGCGTCGACAGCCGCAGCATGTCTAACGAGTTCAGCAGCGTCAACTACTGGcgcaccccaccccccatcgTCGACCCCCTGGACCTGGTCACAGTCACCACCCTCAACGAGACAGTCACCGCCACCATGCCCATCACTGTCGCCACGATGACTGCTGCCCCCACTGCCACTGCCACCACCACCGCTACGGTGACTCTAGCGGTGAGCCCAGTGGTGgtggaggaggagaaagagggggCTGAGAGTTGA